The Vibrio sp. 10N DNA window GTCAAAGTTTGACAACAAAAAGGCGTCGAGCACACCCGAGGTGAAGATCCCTCGTTGACCTCCACCTTGTGCCACTAACGCCGTTTTTCCGTCTAAATATTTACCAAATTGTTGATAGTCGATGACGGTGCGGGCATTGGTTACTAAGCCAGCGTTCGCCATATCAGTGTCTAAGCTGAGAAAATCGCGATGGCACCGAAGGCAATAATCGTGCTAAACGCAATAGCTGTAATTGTGAATGCTAATTTTAGATCGTACTCCATAACCTCTCCTTTCTGTAACATTTCATCTATCATTGTGACATGTATTTACAACCATTAAATAACCACCCAAAAATTATGGCGTTAGCGTCACACTATGTTTAAAACTAGTAGAAGAAATGTGATTTGAAAAACAGAGATTCTGTTTAGGAGAGAGAAAATGCGTTCGTGTTCCACCGCAATGACGATCAAAGCTATACTCACCACCGCCGCACTTTTTAGCACTCATACTCTGGCCGACGTAACGGTCACACCGTTTATCGGCTACTCGTTTGGAGGAGCGGCAGAAAGTGCCGACGGCGCCAACTATGACATTTCACCTTCCGCCAACTTGGCCTTGGCTATCGAGTTTCCGTTCCGAAACGGCAGAATGGGCGCTTTTTATTCAAGGCAAGATTCCTCTCTCGATACTCTTAACCTCGACACGACTATCCAGTACTTGCAGTTTCAGAGCAGTGCTCTCTATCAAGCAAACGACCGCACTCAAGCGTATATTGGGGCAGGATTAGGCGCATCGCACACCTCAGGGCAATGGACAAAGTCGCACACAGGTTTCGCAGCAAGTATTTTCGGGGGTGTTGAATATTATTTTACCGAAAACCTCGCTTTCAATGGCCAACTTCGCTGGCAGGGAACAGTGGTGAGTAATGAATCGGTCTCGATCTGCAATCTCCCAACCGATGACCAAAGCTGTTTTATTGCTTTTAAAACCAGTTGGATGAATCAGCTACAAACCAACCTCGGCTTGAGCATGAAATTTTAGCTCAGCCACAACCTGACCAGCCACACAATTTAACTACAAGTTAGCAACATGCCTAAAACAAAGCACTGCTTGTAAAAATAAGACCATTGCACCAAGTTTTATAAGCTAGGCCGTAGCCTATTATCGCCCAAAGCCTTCATTTCAGAATTAACATCTACAAATAAACCCATCAAAAGATATTAAAACTGACGCCACCCATAAAATAACCTTACTAGTTGTATTGCTAATAAGGTTTCACATCGTTAATCTAACTCTCAATAGGCAGATTTATATTTCAATAATTAAATATTCAATCGCCCATTAAAAACACAAAAAACCAATATACCAAGAAAAACAAACAATAACTTCATCCAAGCATTTAATGTCGACATTATTGACCACAACATCAGGCGCTTGATGCAAGCATCGTGTTTTGGTGAATTATTCTAGACTAACAAACACAACATCACAGATGACACAAAGGAATTCACTATGAAACGTGAACAGTGGGGATCCCGAGCGGGATTTATTCTTGCCGCGGTTGGATCCGCGATTGGTCTTGGGAACATTTGGCGCTTCCCTTACATGGCCTATGAAAATGGTGGGGGAGCGTTCTTTATTCCTTACCTCTTTGCCATGATTACTGCGGGTATTCCGTTTATGATCCTTGAATTTAGTATGGGGCAAAAATATCGTGGGTCTGCACCTAAAACGCTCGCAAAAATTAATTCAAAGTTTGAGTGGTTAGGCTGGTTCCAAGTCGGTGTAGCGGCAACCATTGCGGTTTATTATGTTGCAGTCATTGGCTGGGCCATTTCCTACTTTGGCATGTCATTTACTCAAAGCTGGGGCACCGATACCAACGCTTTCTTCTTTAGCGAGTATTTAAAGCTAGGCGACAATTCACCAACAAACCTTGGTTCTATTCAATGGAAGATCGCAGGTTCCATGGCGATTGCTTGGGCTATTACTTATGCCGCCATTGCCGGTGGCGTGAAGTCTGGTATTGAACGTGCAGCGAAAATTATGATGCCAATCCTGTTCATCATGGTACTGCTGCTTATCGCTCGTATGGCTTTTCTTCCAGGTGCTCTCAACGGCATCAACTACATGTTTGAACCCGACTTTAGCAAGATTTGGGATGTAAAGGTTTGGGCTGCTGCGTATGGACAGATTTTCTTCACCTTGAGTATCGGCTTTGCCATTATGCTTGCCTACTCTAGCTACCTTCCTGAGAAGTCTGATATTACCAACAACGCGTTTATGACCGTGTTGATTAACTGCGGCTTCTCGATCTTAGCCGGTATTATGATTTTCTCTGTACTGGGTTATATGGCACAAGAGCAAGGCAAACCACTCACTGAAGTAGTGACTGCGGGTGTTGGTTTGGCTTTTGTTACCCTACCTGCCGCGATCAACCTACTGCCAGCTCCCTATATTCTCGGCCCCCTATTCTTCTTTGCATTGGTAGTCGCTGGACTTAGCTCGCACATTTCAATCATGGAAGCTGTGACATCGGCAGTCATCGACAAACTGAAATGGCGTCGCAGTAAAGCTGCCACCATTATCTGTGGTACGGGGTTTGTGATCTCTATGGCGTTTGCAACTAATGGAGGCTTACTGCTACTGGATCTTGTTGATCACTTTGCAAACAACGTTGGTATCGTCACCAGTTGCTTAATTGAAATAGTCCTCATGGCATGGCTGCTAAAAATTGCCGACGTACGCGACTACGTCAATAAAATATCTGACTTTACTATTGGTACATGGTTTGATGTCTGTCTGCGCTTCATTACCCCGGTAATTTTGGCCATTATCGTGGCGACTAAGTTCGCAACACTAATTTCAGATGGCTATGGCGGCTATGCTCAATCTGATCTCATGCTCCTTGGCTGGGGGCTAATGGGATTACTCGTCGTGATTGGCATTGTCATTAACGCCACCAGCAGCAATTCTACATCCAGTGATGCTTAACAGTTAAGGAGTGTAACGATGACCACAAGTGCAATCTTTATGATGATTCTAGGCCTAGGAATTACCTGGGGCGGTGCGTCTTACTGTATTCGTAAGGCAATGAATAAACAGTAATCATATTGGAGCCAGCGTATTTCGCTGGCTCTTGTCTTTCTGAAATTGAAACATGATTAGTGACTCTTATGATCGTTATAAGAAACCATAAATAGTGGCACGACTCACCAATTGATATAAGTACGCCAAGTTCTTTAAATAAACCAAGGTGCGTATGAAATATCTACTTCCTCTTGCGGCATTTGCGATATTAACTGGTTGTAATTCATCAAGTAACGATCAAGATAACCCGGTACCTCAAACTCCTCCTCCGGCACACTTACCAGAAGGATCCGTTCCAGACCGTCCTCACCCAGACGCTGGAGAGCCAGGACACCTTCCAGGCGACCTTATTCCAGACAGGCTACCGATTACTTGGTATCAAGAAGTGGCGAATCGTTTTGGCATGACAACTGAGGCGCTTGACCATGTCTGCCGCTATCAAGGGACACATCCTCAAATGGACATTCATGTCTCCTGTAACTGGCAAAATGACGAGTTGACCATCGTTTATTTTGCTTCTCGTAGCTTGAGCGAACCCGAGTATTTCTTTGACCATGCATTTACATGGGCTGTCAGTGATGAGCATATTGCCAACGGAAAACTTTGGCCTGGAATCAATCACAAAGCTGTAGGTCTTGACAGCGAAACGGTCAGCATTGCTCCAGATGGCGCCATGTACAGCGTGGGCTATGATTGTATTGAAGAGAACTGCAATGGTATTCAACACACTCTGAACATCCGATCTAATGGCAACCATGTCACTTCTGACGGCACGCCCTACTATGGGCTCTCCGACTTCGATATCGACACTTATAGAAAGTCTGAGCGATTTTACATACACCTTGATTTCAGTGTAGAGAGTGAAGACAACCATCGAAACACCCTACATCTACCAGATGATTTCCCGGGACTTATGTACAAGGTTCTAGCGCCCGCATTTGGCTATTAATCCGGTGTAAAAAAGCCAGCTTGGTAAGCATACCAAGCTGGCTTTTTATACCGAAAGAACGCTACTTATGACGTTCTTTAAGCTTGTTTACCACATCATTCATCGACAAGCCTTGGTCTTGCAACAATACCATCAAGTGATAGATAAGATCGGCAGATTCACACACTAGCTCATCCTTGTCACCCGACGTTGCCGCAAGCGCAACTTCAACGCCTTCTTCGCCCACTTTTTGCGATATACGCTTGGTGCCACGGGCATAGAGGCTCGCGGTATAAGAAGATTCCGGATCCGCATCTTTTCGAGCGGCAAGAAGTTGCTCAAGCTGATGAAGCCACACCATTTGCGACTCCTCTTGAGGATCGCCATCAAAGCACGTTGTTGTTCCGGTGTGGCAAGTAGGCCCGATTGGATCGACCTTGACTAGCAAGGTGTCATTATCACAATCCAAAGAAATGTTCTTTAACTGAAGGACATTTCCTGATGTTTCACCCTTAGTCCAAAGGCGAGATTTGGTGCGTGAAAAGAAAGTCACTTGCTCGGTATCTAGCGTTTTTTCAAGCGCAGCTGGGTTCATGTAACCCATCATAAGCACTTGGCTGGATTGAAAGTCTTGGACGATCGCTGGAACCAAGCCGTCTACTTTTTCCCAGTCGATACGCTGTGTTAAATCGGCCGCTGTTTGGCTCATAATCTGATCTCCACACCTTGTTGTTTCAAATACTGCTTTAGCTCACCAATATTGATGATCTGCTTGTGGAATACCGATGCCGCGAGTGCGCCATCAACGTTAGTCTTCTGATAGGCTTCTGCAAAGTGCTCCATAGCACCCGCCCCACCTGATGCGATAAGCGGTACGTTACACACTTCGCGTACCATATTGAGCTGTTCAATATCGTAGCCATTGCGAACGCCATCTTGGTTCATCATATTGAGAACGATTTCACCCGCACCGCGCTTTTGTACTTCCTGAACCCAATCACGAGTTTCCCATTTGGTCGCTTTAGTGCGCGCTTCATCACCGGTAAACTGATAAACCTGATATTTGCCCGTTTCTTTATCAAAATAAGAATCGATGCCGACCACGATACATTGAACACCAAACTTGTCAGCCAGATCGGTAATAAGCTCAGGGTTAGCAAGCGCTGGGGAGTTAATAGAGACTTTGTCTGCACCAAACTCAAGAATGCGCGCCGCATCTTCAGCCGATTTAATACCACCAGCAACACAGAAAGGGATATCAATCACTTCCGCAACACGCGCGACCCAGCTTTTATCAACAACACGGCCATCACTGGATGCAGTGATATCATAAAAGACCAGCTCATCCGCACCCTCTTCCGCGTAGCGAGCAGCTAACGGTACGATGTCACCAATGACTTCGTGATTGCGAAACTGGACGCCTTTAACCACTTGCCCGTCACGGACATCCAAACAAGGAATTATTCGCTTAGCCAGCATTGGAATGCCTCCTCTGCGGTAAACTTACCGTCCAATAATGCACGACCAACAATCACACCAGATACGCCAGTGCCTTTCAGCGCTTCAATATCCGCTAGGCTGCCGATACCGCCCGATGACTGGAATTGAACCTGTGGGTATTGCTTACATAGGTCGACATATAGCTCAACATTGCTGCCCGCTAGCGTGCCGTCACGAGAAATATCTGTACACAATACGTGCTTAAGACCCACTGTTAGGTAATCATCAATCAGTGCTTCAATGGTGACGCCTGAGTCTTCTTGCCAACCAGAAATCGCCACTTTTCGAGTGCCGTTCTCATCGATGTTAATATCCAGCGCAAGCACAATACGCTCAGCGCCATATTTTTCCATCCAGCCTTTTACTAACTCAGGCTGTTTAACGGCCGTAGAACCAACCACGACACGCTGTGCACCTGCTTCGAGCAGGTCAACGACATCTTGTTCACTACGAACGCCGCCGCCAATTTGAATGTTCGCCGGCGTACCCGCGAGCAATTTCGCGATAAGATCAAGCTGGCGTGCTGTCGTATCTTTCGCACCTGTCAGATCCACAAGATGCAGCCAGTTCGCACCAGCTTGGTGGTACAAGTTGAACTGTTCAACAGGATCCACTTTGTACTCGGTCACTTGACCATAGTCGCCTTGATAAAGACGTACTACTTGTCCTTCAATAAGGTCTAATGCAGGAATAATCACGTTTCAATCCTTTAGCCTCACGGCCTTGTGAGGCGTCATATGTCTGTTCTATTTAGTGCAAAGCACTTGCTTGGCAAAAACGGCGTTATACCAGTTCTAAGAAGTTCTGAATCAGCCTTGAACCCGCTTTCGAAGAGCGCTCTGGGTGGAACTGCACACCAAAGTAGTTACCACTTTGAATCGCTGCGCTAAACGGGTTTCCGTAGTCACACTCCGCAATGGTGTAGTCGCCCACTGGCATACCAAAGCTGTGTACAAAGTAGAAGTACTCGCCCTCTTCAATACCGGCAAAAAGTGGGTTACCCGGAGCCGCTTTCACGGTATTCCAGCCCATGTGCGGTAGTGGCAAGTCACCCGTTTCTAGACGTCTTACTTCGCCTTCACATAAACCTAAACACTCAACAAGCTCATCTGCCTTTTGGCCTTTCTCTTGAGAAAGCTTACCAAGCAGCTGCATACCGAGGCAGATCCCAAGCACGGGCTTTTCAACCTGTTTTACTAGCTCTATGAGATTACGCTCTTCGAGGTTTTTCATCGCTTCACTAGCCGTGCCAACGCCTGGCAAAAACAGTTTATCTGCAGCTAAAACCACGTCTGGCTCTTTAGAGATAACCACTTGATAGCCCAGACGCTCAATCGCGAACTTAACCGAAGAAACGTTAGCGCAGCCAGTATCGATAATGACAACATTTTGGGTGGTCATTACAAGACTCCTTTACTGCTTGGTAGCTCATTGCCTTCCACTTTAATCGCTTGACGAAGTGTGCGGCCAAACGCTTTAAATAGACTCTCAATGATGTGGTGATCATTGTCGCCAGATGATGAGAGGTGCAGAGTGCACGCTAGGGTATCTGTGAGAGAGCGGAAAAAGTGAACCACCATTTCCGTTGAGAGATCACCAACCTGCTCCCGAGAGAATTCAGCGTCAAACTTAAGGTATGGGCGGCCAGAAAGGTCCAAACCACACTGAGCCAAACACTCATCCATTGGCAGACTGAAACCAAAGCGGCCAATACCACGCTTGTCACCAAGCGCTTCTTTTAGCGCTTGGCCTAATGCCAATGCCGTATCTTCAATGGTGTGGTGATCATCAATGTGCAAATCGCCTTTCACAAGACACTTCATCTGGAAGCCGCCGTGCGTGGCAATTTGATCCAGCATGTGGTCGAAGAAACCCATGCCAGTTGAAATTTCGTTGCCGCCAGCTTCATCAAGGTTTACGAACACTTTAATGTCGGTTTCTTTCGTGGTGCGTACCACTTCAGCCGTGCGTGCTTTCACGGTGAGATCTTTTAGGATTTGCTTCCAACCCATGGTTTCAGGGTTGTACTGGATACCGCGGATCGCCATGTTTTCCGCAAGTTGTAGATCCGTTTGACGATCGCCAATCACAGCTGAAGTTTTAAAGTCCACCTTGCCGCTTTGTAGATACTCTTTGACCAGTCCTAGCTTAGGCTTGCGGCACGAGCAGTTGTCTTCGTCGAAGTGCGGGCAAATCAGCACATCATCAAACTTAACACCTTGAGACTCAAAGATTTCCATCATCATATTATGTGGGGCATCGAAGTCGGCTTGTGGGTAGCTGTCAGTACCGAGTCCATCTTGGTTAGTCACCATCACTAGACGGTAGCCTGCATCTTGCAGTGCTAACAGACTTGGAATGACGTATGGCTCAAGTTTCAACTTGTCTAGACGGTCAACTTGAAAGTCCACTGGCGGCTCGACAATTAACGTGCCGTCGCGGTCAATAAATAAAATTTTCTGTTGGTTGCTCACTCTATAAATCCTTTTTCTATTGCACCAGTGCTTAAGCGGCACTTTGTTCTAATTGGTTGCGGATGAATGCCAAAGTTTTTTCACACTCATCACGATTCCCCACACTGATGCGCACACAATTTTCGATGGGTGAATTACGCAAAATAATGCCGGTGTCCCATGCTGCTTTAAATAGCGCATCACCATTTTCAAATTTGACCAGCAAATAGTTGCCCCAGCCTTCAAATACCGTCACGCCGGAAATCGTTGATAGACCGGCCTGCAAATACGCGCGATTGGCATTGAGATCCAACACTTGGAACTTAGCGCGGGCTAGGCCTTGCTCAGAGAGTGCTTGCTGCGCAATTTCGGCAACAGGAATAGGCACTGGGTAAGGTGCAATTACTTTAAGTAGTACATTGATGAGCTCTTCATTCGCCAATGTGAAACCGCAGCGAAGACCCGCTAGTGCAAACGCTTTTGACAGTGTGCGCAGAATCGCGAGGTTTGGGTATTGAGCCAAAAGATCAACCGTTGACGCTTCAGGACAGAAATCGATATACGCTTCGTCCATAACCACGATAGCTTTGTCTTTGGTCATCTCAAGAAGAGACACAATATCTTCTCGGTTAACTAAGTTGCCTGTCGGGTTATTTGGGCTACAAACGAACACCAACTTAACGCCATCTAGGTTAGCTTCAATCTCTGGTAGATTGAGCTGCCAATCTGCGGTTAGCGGCACAGTTTTGCGCTCTACACCAATGGTTTCTGCACTGATGGCATACATGCCATAAGTCGGCGGACAGTAGAGAATGCTGTCTTCACCTGGCTCACAGAAAGCGCGAATCAGCAGTTCAATGCCTTCATCAGCGCCACGTGATGTTAGCGTTTGTTCTGGCTTAACACCTGCATAATTAGCGTAGGCTTCAATAAGCTGCTTTGGCTGACATTCGCTGTAGCGATTAAGACGCGCAAAGTCGGTTTTGTATTCATTGTTGAACGGTGATTCGTTGGCATTTAACCAAATATCACCGCTACCACCAATACGACGCGCAGACAAATAAGGCGTCAGTTGTTGAACTTGTTTACGAGCTAATTTTTCCATCATTCACTCTCCTGTCTACGCTTTTTGTGCGTTCAGTTTCTCTACACGAATTGTCACGGCGCGTTTGTGGGCGTCTAGACCTTCGGCTTCCGCCATAGTCACAACGGTTGGTGCTAAGCCTAGTAAGCCATCTGAACTTAACTCTTGAACCGTCATGCGTTTTGAAAAGTCCGCCAAACCAAGGCTTGAGTAGGTGCGAGTGTAGCCATAGGTTGGCAAAACGTGGTTAGTGCCTGATGCGTAGTCACCCGCCGACTCAGGTGACCAGTCACCCAAGAAAATAGAACCTGCATTGTCCAGCAAAGGCAAAAGCTCGCGTGGGCTCTCAGTTTGAACAATCAAGTGCTCTGGGCCATAGTAATTAGAAATCGAGACACATTGCGTTAGCGATTCAGCAATAATAATTAAGCTAGAGCCCAATGCTTTTTCAGCGATATCTGCCCGAGATAATTGCTTTAATTGTCGCTTCACCGCTTCTGTTACTTGATCAGCAATGATTGGTGATGGTGTCACAAGTACAACTTGAGAATCTGGACCATGCTCAGCTTGACTCAATAGATCCGATGCGACGAAATCTGGATCCGCCGTTTCATCGGCAATAACTAGCACTTCAGAAGGGCCTGCTGGCATATCAATCGCCGCACCACGGAAGTCGTTGCTCACTTGGCGCTTGGCTTCCGTAACGTATGCGTTACCAGGACCAAAAATCTTATCCACTTTAGACACAGTCTCAGTACCATACGCCATGGCTGCGACAGCTTGGCCACCACCGACATTGTACACTTCGTCGATTTTACATAGCTTGGCAACGTACAAAATCTCATCAGCAATTGGCGGAGGCGAACAAAGTACCACTTTACGACAGCCTGCAATTTGTGCAGGCACGCCAAGCATTAAAACCGTTGACGGTAGCGGCGCACTGCCTCCTGGAATATACAAGCCCACTTTATTGATCGGACGAGTGACCTGCTCACATACCACGCCAGGTTGGGTCTCTACACGCAACGCTTCTGGGCGCTGCGCTTTGTGAAACTTGGCGATATTAGAATACGCTTGCTCTAGTGCTTGCTTCATCTTTTCAGATAGACGCTCGGATGCCGCTTCAATGTCATCAGCCGAAACTCGAATCGAGTCCGGGCGAACACGATCAAACTTTTCAGTCAGATCAAGCAGCGCTTTGTCACCTTCACGACGAACTTGCTCGATCACTTCAGCGACGGCAGCCGTAATGTTCGCGCCCTCAGCAATAGCTGGACGCTCTAGCACAGACTCTTGCTGAGATTGACTTAAGTGTTGCCAAACTACCGTTCTCATCGATTACCCCATCATCTTCTCAATTGGAAGGACAAGAATAGAGCTTGCACCCAGTTCTTTAAGCTGTTCCATGGTTTCCCAAAACAAATTCTCAGTGCTCACTAGGTGAACCGCTACGCGTTCTTTGTCTGTCGATAGTGGCAAGACAGTTGGATCTTCTGCACCAGGAAGCAGTGATTTAATTTGCTCTAGTTTCTCAACTGGCGCGTGCAGCATGATGTATTTAGACTCTTTCGCCTGCTGAACACCTTGCATACGAGTAAGCAGCTTGTCGATAAGCGCAAGTTTGTCAGCATCAAACTCGCCCATACGCTGAATAAGTGTCGCCTTCGAGCGGAAGATAACTTCAGCCTCTTTTAGGCCATTCGCTTCAAGCGTCGCACCTGTTGAAACTAAATCTGCAATTGCGTCTGCAAGACCTGCACGCGGCGCAACCTCAACAGAGCCGGTTAGCATACATGCACTAAAGTCGACGCCTTGCTCATCCATGTACGCTTTAAGAAGTTGTGGGTAGGTGGTGGCGATACGTTTACCAGCAAGATCTTGAGGGCCGTTGTATGTTTCGTCTTTATCAATAGCGATAGATAGACGGCAACCACCAAAATCGAGACGACGAAGCGTTTTGAACTCGTTAGCCTCACCCAGTGCTTTACGGTCAAGGCGTACTTCTTCCAGTTCGTTCTCACCAATGAAGCCAAGATCAACCACACCATCCATAATTAGGCCAGGGATGTCATCATCTCGAACTAGTAGCAGATCGATTGGCATATTTAGTGAGTGCACAACAAGACGCTCACCCATTACATTGAACTTCACACCACACTTTTTCAGTAGGTCTTGGCTCTCTTTACTTAGGCGACCCTTTTTTTGAATCGCAATTCTTAGGCGTTGTGTTTGCATTGCTGTATCCCTGTGCAAATTATTGATTTTAAACTTATAAAACGAAAAAACCCTCGGGAGTTTTGGTCTCCCGAGGGTTTCATTCTTTAAATCTTAAATCGAACCTCCGAGAGTTTTACCTAGCTCTCGGGTATGCAGACATCTCCCGAAAGACTAAGCTGGGTGATGGTAATGATGATGAATTTTCATATCAAAGTTTTGCATACTTATTACTGGGTTCCTTTGTATCTGTACCCTCACACTAACTAAGCTCATGCGGATTTTCAACCCCTATTTAGCAGATCGTGAGTTTTTTTTTTCGTACTCGCCAATTAGTATGGAATTGACTGCATTTAATACCGAGTCGCAAAGCCACAAATAAAAAAAAGGAGCCCTGTTAATGAGCTCCTCAAAGATAACTTTACTGTGATTATACGTTTGCTTCTTTCGCCATTTTCGCTTTCGACAAAGCGGATAGCACGAAACATACCCCAATAAAGGTCACTGATGCCGCTGCAAAAGAAATCGCCACTGAGGTAGTCATACCTAGAGTAATAAAGCCAACACAAGAAACCAACGCCACTGATAGAGCATACGGAAGCTGCGTAGAGACGTGGTCAATGTGGTTACAACGTGCGCCTGTAGACGACAAGATCGTCGTGTCAGAGATTGGCGAGCAGTGGTCACCGAACACAGAACCTGCAAGCACCG harbors:
- the hisG gene encoding ATP phosphoribosyltransferase, which translates into the protein MQTQRLRIAIQKKGRLSKESQDLLKKCGVKFNVMGERLVVHSLNMPIDLLLVRDDDIPGLIMDGVVDLGFIGENELEEVRLDRKALGEANEFKTLRRLDFGGCRLSIAIDKDETYNGPQDLAGKRIATTYPQLLKAYMDEQGVDFSACMLTGSVEVAPRAGLADAIADLVSTGATLEANGLKEAEVIFRSKATLIQRMGEFDADKLALIDKLLTRMQGVQQAKESKYIMLHAPVEKLEQIKSLLPGAEDPTVLPLSTDKERVAVHLVSTENLFWETMEQLKELGASSILVLPIEKMMG